The following are encoded in a window of Solibacillus sp. FSL R7-0668 genomic DNA:
- a CDS encoding aminopeptidase has product MPIQQIEYKGLNLMDVVSTVEIAIDAAHHTVHVLDTQQIVEPEYDFMTKGYRLSEGFYKMAAVLQAKPLFSNYKECELYHWIETYRWVFYSSKQTIKEYVHGQFHIFHREQFPVIEQSATFHQKYYSIYINRLK; this is encoded by the coding sequence ATGCCAATACAACAGATAGAATATAAAGGTCTTAATTTAATGGATGTTGTCAGTACCGTTGAGATTGCTATTGACGCCGCGCATCATACAGTCCATGTATTGGATACACAGCAAATTGTTGAGCCGGAATACGATTTTATGACAAAGGGCTACCGTCTAAGTGAGGGTTTTTATAAAATGGCGGCTGTTCTCCAAGCGAAGCCATTGTTTTCAAATTACAAAGAATGCGAACTATACCACTGGATTGAGACATATCGTTGGGTGTTCTATAGTTCTAAACAGACGATTAAGGAATATGTACATGGACAATTTCATATATTTCATAGAGAGCAATTTCCAGTAATTGAGCAATCTGCTACGTTTCATCAAAAATATTATTCTATATATATCAACCGACTGAAGTGA
- a CDS encoding GTPase: MTNIELKNDLLNLPQLQLQVDTIVFDYIDSTQNWSKAYAQLEDLLQKVVQNFNGYIARNEGELPKASTYWILFMDIAAKLVYFTGLAKFHLIDAGDQEASAQIYELFKTSAGCLPNASLEENEEFLSEIQKSMEQLTGQAVELLTTGESNTCFETFYALSKTYK, from the coding sequence ATGACGAATATTGAGTTAAAAAATGATTTATTAAATTTACCGCAGTTACAATTACAGGTCGATACCATTGTATTTGATTATATTGATTCGACACAAAATTGGTCAAAAGCCTATGCGCAATTGGAAGACTTATTGCAAAAGGTTGTGCAAAACTTCAATGGCTATATTGCCCGAAATGAAGGTGAATTACCAAAAGCATCTACCTACTGGATATTATTTATGGATATTGCTGCAAAATTAGTGTATTTTACAGGTCTAGCTAAATTTCATTTAATCGATGCTGGCGATCAAGAGGCGAGTGCACAAATTTATGAATTATTCAAAACAAGTGCAGGCTGCTTACCCAATGCCTCATTAGAAGAAAATGAGGAGTTCCTTTCAGAAATTCAAAAGAGTATGGAGCAATTAACAGGTCAAGCAGTTGAACTTTTGACAACTGGGGAATCGAATACATGCTTTGAAACGTTTTACGCATTATCAAAAACATACAAATAA
- a CDS encoding methyl-accepting chemotaxis protein → MINQLKEQDLIEKNTILMLVYGISAVLGTIAQFIIDRPIGVALSLFLPVSIVFILYMAQRKLSVLQAYFPYAVIVAAVITVLGTIITNKVTLATIILSIFVLILSSVHNKLSILIVGYIGSTSGLIFNFILDTNGFAVDPANVFVTQTLMFIAILLQVRQNRSLLHSVEKLMIDANDRAVEEGQLHQHLENSVQSITSKLELITDSTNHSSAAHQQMLASLKEVSVGAHKQAHFVQNIVQSTEQTNQAIHSIISELTNIVERAEQASIRAVDGANSMSQLNQEINSFTSFFNELNTTFHSLSEKITETNDFAYSIHQITAQTNLLALNASIEAARAGEHGKGFAVVADEIRKLASHTDDMVVKIDQNLAQVNSFNQLALNRLHSGLTLVTSQEQTVQASSETFNNLFDALKTLQQNLQQFSSNVQSIEHNAESIEISTNEFAAIIEQSSNSIDQLCLVLERINEDQHQVSKNIEDTYNQAVQIIG, encoded by the coding sequence ATGATTAATCAATTAAAAGAACAAGATTTAATCGAAAAAAACACCATTTTAATGCTCGTTTATGGTATTTCAGCCGTATTAGGAACCATAGCGCAATTTATTATTGACCGCCCTATAGGTGTAGCACTTTCTCTTTTCCTCCCTGTTAGTATTGTCTTTATTCTTTATATGGCGCAACGGAAATTATCGGTGCTTCAGGCTTACTTTCCTTATGCTGTAATTGTCGCTGCTGTTATTACAGTTTTAGGGACAATCATAACGAATAAAGTTACGCTAGCAACGATTATTTTAAGTATTTTTGTGCTCATTTTATCAAGTGTGCACAACAAATTATCCATCCTAATTGTTGGCTATATCGGCTCAACATCCGGACTGATTTTCAATTTTATACTCGACACAAATGGCTTTGCTGTAGACCCAGCGAATGTTTTCGTTACTCAAACATTAATGTTCATCGCGATTTTGCTTCAAGTTCGCCAAAATCGTTCGTTGCTACATAGTGTTGAAAAGCTCATGATCGATGCGAACGACCGCGCTGTAGAAGAAGGTCAATTACATCAGCATTTAGAAAATTCGGTGCAGTCCATTACATCAAAGCTAGAGCTGATTACCGATAGCACCAATCATTCGAGTGCGGCACATCAGCAAATGCTCGCTTCATTAAAGGAAGTAAGTGTTGGCGCGCACAAGCAAGCCCATTTTGTCCAAAATATTGTGCAAAGTACCGAGCAAACCAATCAAGCGATTCATTCCATTATTTCTGAATTAACGAATATTGTGGAACGTGCCGAACAAGCTAGTATCCGTGCGGTAGATGGTGCAAATTCTATGTCCCAGCTCAATCAAGAAATTAACAGCTTCACGTCCTTCTTTAACGAATTAAACACAACCTTCCATTCATTGTCAGAAAAAATAACAGAAACCAATGATTTTGCCTATTCCATCCATCAAATAACGGCGCAAACGAATTTATTAGCACTCAATGCATCAATTGAAGCAGCGAGGGCTGGTGAACACGGGAAGGGCTTTGCGGTTGTGGCAGATGAAATCCGTAAACTTGCTAGTCATACGGATGATATGGTAGTAAAAATCGATCAAAATCTAGCCCAAGTAAATAGCTTTAACCAACTTGCTCTTAACCGATTGCACAGTGGGCTTACCCTTGTCACAAGTCAGGAGCAAACCGTGCAAGCTTCAAGCGAAACATTTAATAACTTATTCGATGCGCTAAAAACATTACAGCAAAATTTACAGCAATTTTCATCCAACGTCCAATCAATCGAACACAATGCGGAGTCTATTGAAATATCAACCAATGAATTTGCTGCCATTATAGAGCAAAGTTCCAATTCAATTGATCAGCTATGCCTTGTACTCGAAAGGATTAACGAAGATCAACATCAAGTTTCAAAAAATATTGAAGACACCTATAATCAGGCAGTACAAATTATTGGCTAA
- a CDS encoding replication-associated recombination protein A: protein MQNEPLAYKMRPKHIDEIAGQKHILGPDTPLYKMIDKGHVPSMLLYGPPGVGKTSIANAIAGSSKLPFFALNATHAGKKDIEQVVMDARMSGKVILFLDEIHRFNKLQQDTLLPHVENGSIVLIGATTENPFHDVNPAIRSRCGEILQLERLTEQDVFQLLKIALADEDRGLGKLAIHATDEQLEKIANAANGDARKALTLLESVYYASDEIDGTTILNDKAIDALAKRIGVFGDKGGSNFYNLLSALQKSVRGSDVNAALYYLAHLLESGDLIAVCRRLLVMAYEDVGLANPAVGAHVQAATEAAIKLGLPEARIPLATVVVEMCLSDKSNSAYQALDAAIQAIHEGKTGNIPNHLKDAHYAGAKELGHVGYRYPHDTPIGTFGGWVKQQYLPEELEGMEFYKPVIAGKEKRMAAIYKKLKSF, encoded by the coding sequence ATGCAAAACGAACCGCTCGCTTATAAAATGAGACCAAAACATATCGATGAGATTGCCGGACAAAAACATATTCTTGGTCCGGATACACCGCTTTATAAAATGATCGACAAAGGTCATGTGCCTTCTATGTTGCTCTACGGACCACCCGGCGTAGGAAAAACATCGATCGCCAATGCTATTGCTGGTAGCTCCAAGCTTCCCTTTTTTGCGTTAAATGCAACACATGCCGGGAAAAAGGATATTGAGCAAGTCGTGATGGATGCCCGGATGAGTGGCAAAGTCATTTTATTTCTGGATGAAATCCATCGATTCAATAAATTACAGCAAGATACGCTGCTGCCTCATGTTGAAAATGGCTCCATCGTCTTAATCGGCGCGACTACGGAAAACCCATTTCACGATGTCAATCCTGCCATTCGTTCACGCTGTGGGGAAATTCTGCAATTAGAGCGTCTAACAGAACAAGATGTATTTCAGCTACTAAAAATCGCCTTAGCGGACGAAGATAGAGGTCTAGGTAAACTAGCCATTCACGCTACGGACGAGCAATTAGAGAAAATCGCCAACGCAGCAAATGGCGATGCCCGAAAAGCGCTTACCCTTCTAGAATCGGTCTACTATGCATCAGATGAAATTGACGGTACAACGATTTTAAATGACAAGGCAATCGATGCACTTGCAAAACGGATCGGGGTTTTTGGAGATAAGGGCGGCTCGAACTTTTACAATTTATTATCTGCGTTGCAAAAATCAGTTCGAGGCAGTGACGTAAATGCCGCGCTCTATTATTTAGCACATTTACTGGAAAGTGGGGATTTAATTGCGGTTTGTCGTCGCTTACTGGTGATGGCGTATGAGGATGTGGGGCTCGCCAATCCGGCAGTCGGCGCACATGTGCAAGCCGCTACAGAAGCAGCTATTAAGCTTGGATTACCAGAAGCGCGCATCCCACTTGCCACTGTCGTAGTTGAAATGTGCTTATCGGATAAATCCAACTCTGCCTATCAAGCGCTTGATGCTGCCATACAGGCCATTCACGAAGGCAAAACCGGAAATATTCCCAATCATTTAAAGGATGCCCATTATGCAGGGGCGAAGGAGCTCGGTCATGTTGGCTATCGCTATCCACATGATACACCCATTGGCACATTCGGTGGCTGGGTGAAGCAACAATATTTACCGGAGGAGCTAGAAGGGATGGAATTTTATAAACCGGTAATTGCTGGTAAGGAAAAGCGAATGGCCGCCATTTATAAAAAGCTAAAATCGTTTTAA
- a CDS encoding tRNA threonylcarbamoyladenosine dehydratase, which yields MLHQFSRNELAIGTEGLEKLKNTTVAILGVGGVGSFAAEACARSGIGRIILVDKDNVDITNVNRQLVAYLSTVGQSKSGVMKERIADINPECEVIDMHMFYTEETYEQFFAQGIDYVIDASDTVIYKIHIMKECLKRKIPMISSMGAANKMDPTRFQIADISKTHTDPLAKVIRTKLRKEGIKKGITVVFSDESPIVVRADVAQYVGKPEADIRKAQLPPSSNAFVPSVAGLIAASWVINTILKDVKITRVQG from the coding sequence ATGTTGCATCAATTTTCTCGTAATGAGCTAGCAATCGGTACAGAAGGGCTAGAAAAATTAAAAAATACAACCGTAGCAATTTTAGGGGTAGGTGGCGTCGGTTCATTTGCTGCTGAAGCTTGTGCACGTAGCGGAATTGGTCGTATTATTTTAGTAGACAAGGATAATGTGGATATTACAAATGTTAATCGTCAATTAGTAGCGTATTTATCGACAGTGGGACAATCGAAATCAGGTGTCATGAAGGAACGCATCGCCGACATCAACCCAGAATGTGAAGTTATTGACATGCATATGTTCTATACAGAAGAAACGTATGAGCAATTTTTTGCCCAAGGAATCGATTATGTCATTGATGCTTCGGATACGGTCATTTACAAAATTCATATTATGAAGGAATGTTTAAAACGCAAAATTCCGATGATTTCAAGCATGGGTGCGGCAAATAAAATGGATCCTACACGCTTTCAAATTGCCGATATTTCCAAAACACATACCGATCCATTAGCGAAAGTGATTCGTACAAAGCTTCGCAAAGAGGGCATTAAAAAAGGGATAACTGTAGTATTCTCAGATGAATCACCCATTGTTGTGCGTGCCGATGTTGCACAATATGTAGGCAAGCCAGAAGCTGATATCCGTAAGGCCCAATTACCACCATCATCCAATGCATTTGTACCATCGGTTGCGGGCTTAATTGCAGCAAGTTGGGTAATCAATACGATTTTAAAAGACGTAAAAATTACACGCGTACAAGGTTAA